One genomic segment of Impatiens glandulifera chromosome 6, dImpGla2.1, whole genome shotgun sequence includes these proteins:
- the LOC124942782 gene encoding pectinesterase-like has translation MASASPYGKVNPMDQEKLNHQRKRKKRIIMISISAFLLVGVVVGAVVGTTVGRSKDSTDNDQKPQVSAAIKAACEVTLYPNTCIGSLSSKSNSTQQNFTPEDIFKWAVQAAVEELTSASKRFIPEASADNFTTAAFANCRELLDLALDHLNDTLSSADEITSLDSAVEDLLTWLSAAGTYQETCMDDFGDSLNDTISNYLKMSSELTSNSLAMANQFSKFAKGFKLGRRLLADNGSDDNVSSMPDWLPRTGRSLLQLNGIKADAVVAKDGSGKYKTIKDAIKAVPQKSKKRFVIYVKKGVYKENVEISKNTWNVMMIGDGMTATVVTGSRNVVDGTPTFQSATFAVKGKGFIARDMGFQNTAGSAKHQAVALMSTADQSVFYRCRMDAFQDTLYPHSNRQFYRECVITGTVDFIFGNSAVVFQNCNIIPRLPMKGQQNTITAQGKSDPNQNTGITIQGGTLTAAGDLIGKSVKTYLGRPWKNYATTVFIHTNMVGNLITPVGWLPWVGNSAPDTIFYVEYQNSGVGSSTKNRVKWKGLKLNLPANQVSKFTVNSFIGGNNWLPATGVPFLQGL, from the exons ATGGCATCCGCTAGCCCTTATGGAAAGGTCAACCCAATGGATCAAGAAAAGTTAAATcaccaaagaaagagaaaaaagagaatcATCATGATATCCATATCCGCCTTTCTCCTTGTCGGAGTTGTGGTTGGAGCCGTGGTTGGTACAACCGTCGGTAGGTCAAAAGACTCTACCGACAATGACCAAAAACCTCAAGTCTCCGCCGCCATCAAGGCGGCGTGTGAGGTCACACTCTACCCTAATACTTGCATAGGAAGTCTTTCATCGAAATCCAACTCAACTCAACAAAATTTCACTCCCGAGGATATTTTCAAGTGGGCGGTACAAGCGGCGGTTGAGGAACTCACCTCGGCCTCTAAACGCTTCATCCCCGAGGCTTCAGCCGACAATTTCACAACCGCCGCTTTCGCCAATTGTCGCGAGCTCCTCGACCTAGCGCTCGACCACTTAAACGACACGTTGTCATCAGCCGACGAAATAACCTCTCTCGACTCCGCGGTTGAAGACTTGCTCACGTGGCTCAGCGCTGCCGGGACATACCAAGAGACATGCATGGATGATTTCGGCGATTCTTTAAATGACACCATATCGAACTACCTCAAGATGTCGTCGGAGTTAACTAGCAACTCATTGGCTATGGCTAACCAATTCTCAAAATTCGCGAAGGGGTTCAAATTGGGACGACGTTTGTTGGCAGACAATGGAAGCGACGACAATGTTTCGTCGATGCCGGATTGGTTGCCGAGGACGGGGAGAAGTTTGCTTCAGTTGAATGGTATAAAGGCGGATGCTGTGGTGGCCAAGGATGGGTCGGGGAAGTATAAAACAATAAAGGATGCGATTAAGGCAGTTCCACAAAAGAGTAAGAAGAGGTTCGTGATCTATGTGAAGAAGGGTGTTTATAAGGAGAATGTTGAGATATCGAAAAATACATGGAATGTTATGATGATTGGTGATGGCATGACAGCAACCGTTGTCACCGGTAGTCGTAACGTAGTGGACGGAACTCCAACCTTTCAATCTGCAACTTTCG CGGTGAAAGGAAAGGGTTTCATAGCGCGAGACATGGGATTTCAAAACACCGCCGGATCAGCAAAGCATCAAGCCGTCGCTCTAATGTCAACTGCCGACCAATCCGTCTTCTATCGATGTCGAATGGACGCTTTCCAAGATACCCTTTACCCTCATTCCAACCGCCAATTCTATCGGGAATGCGTAATCACCGGTACAGTTGacttcatctttggcaactccgCCGTCGTCTTTCAAAATTGCAACATTATTCCTCGGCTTCCCATGAAAGGCCAACAAAACACCATAACTGCCCAAGGCAAATCCGACCCAAATCAAAACACTGGCATAACTATCCAAGGAGGAACCCTAACTGCCGCCGGCGATCTCATTGGTAAATCGGTAAAAACATATCTTGGTAGGCCATGGAAGAATTACGCCACTACCGTTTTCATTCACACGAATATGGTGGGTAATTTGATCACTCCTGTCGGTTGGTTACCATGGGTTGGAAATTCGGCACCGGATACTATTTTTTACGTGGAATATCAAAATTCCGGAGTTGGTTCCTCTACGAAAAACCGGGTTAAGTGGAAGGGATTGAAGCTTAATCTTCCTGCTAATCAAGTGTCCAAGTTTACTGTTAATTCATTCATTGGTGGAAATAATTGGTTGCCAGCTACGGGAGTTCCATTTCTTCAAGGTCTATAA
- the LOC124942775 gene encoding pectinesterase-like, translating to MASASPYGKVNPMDQEKLNHQRKSKKRIIMISISAFLLVGVVVGAVVGTTVGRSKDSTDDDQKPQVSAAIKAACEVTLYPNTCIGSLSSKSNSTQQNFTPEDIFKWAVQAAVEELTSASTHFIPEASADNFTTAAFANCRELLDLALDHLNDTLSSADEITSLDSAVEDLLTWLSAAGTYQETCMDDFGDSLNDTISNYLKMSSELTSNSLAMANQFSKFVKGFNLGRRLLADNGSDDNVSSMPDWFSRKGRSLLQLNGIKADAVVAKDGSGKYKTIKDAIKAVPQKSKKRFVIYVKKGVYKENVEISKNTWNVMMIGDGMTATVVTGSRNVVDGTPTFQSATFAVKGKGFIARDMGFQNTAGSAKHQAVALMSTADQSVFYRCRMDAFQDTLYPHSNRQFYRECVITGTVDFIFGNSAVVFQNCNIIPRLPMKGQQNTITAQGKSDPNQNTGITIQGGTLTAAGDLIGKSVKTYLGRPWKNYATTVFIHTNMVGNLITPAGWLPWVGNSAPDTIFYVEYQNSGVGSSTKNRVKWKGLKLLPANQVSKFTVNSFIGGNNWLPATGVPFLQGL from the exons ATGGCATCCGCTAGCCCTTATGGAAAGGTCAACCCAATGGATCAAGAAAAGTTAAATCACCAAAGAAAGAGCAAAAAGAGAATCATCATGATATCCATATCCGCCTTTCTCCTTGTTGGAGTTGTGGTTGGAGCCGTGGTTGGTACAACCGTCGGTAGGTCAAAAGACTCTACCGACGATGACCAAAAACCTCAAGTCTCCGCCGCCATCAAGGCGGCGTGTGAGGTCACACTCTACCCTAATACTTGCATAGGAAGTCTTTCATCGAAATCCAACTCAACTCAACAAAATTTCACTCCAGAGGATATTTTCAAGTGGGCGGTACAAGCGGCGGTTGAGGAACTCACTTCGGCCTCTACACACTTCATCCCCGAGGCTTCCGCAGACAATTTCACAACCGCCGCTTTCGCCAATTGTCGCGAGCTCCTCGACCTAGCGCTCGACCACTTAAACGACACGTTGTCATCAGCCGACGAAATAACCTCTCTCGACTCCGCAGTTGAAGACTTGCTCACGTGGCTCAGCGCTGCCGGGACATACCAAGAAACATGCATGGATGATTTCGGCGATTCTTTAAATGACACCATATCGAACTACCTCAAGATGTCGTCGGAGTTAACTAGCAACTCATTGGCTATGGCTAACCAATTCTCAAAATTCGTGAAGGGGTTCAATTTGGGACGACGTTTGTTGGCAGACAATGGAAGCGACGACAATGTTTCGTCGATGCCGGATTGGTTTTCGAGGAAGGGGAGAAGTTTGCTTCAGTTGAATGGTATAAAGGCGGATGCTGTGGTGGCCAAGGATGGGTCGGGGAAGTATAAAACAATAAAGGATGCGATTAAGGCAGTTCCACAAAAGAGTAAGAAGAGGTTCGTGATCTATGTGAAGAAGGGTGTTTATAAGGAGAATGTTGAGATATCGAAAAATACATGGAATGTTATGATGATTGGTGATGGCATGACAGCAACCGTTGTCACCGGTAGTCGTAACGTAGTGGACGGAACTCCAACCTTTCAATCTGCAACTTTCG CGGTGAAAGGAAAGGGTTTCATAGCGCGAGACATGGGATTTCAAAACACCGCCGGATCAGCAAAGCATCAAGCCGTCGCTCTAATGTCAACTGCCGACCAGTCCGTCTTCTACCGATGTCGAATGGACGCTTTCCAAGATACCCTTTACCCTCATTCCAACCGCCAATTCTATCGCGAATGCGTAATCACCGGTACCGTTGacttcatctttggcaactccgCCGTCGTCTTTCAAAATTGCAACATTATTCCTCGGCTTCCCATGAAAGGCCAACAAAACACCATAACTGCCCAAGGCAAATCCGACCCAAATCAAAACACCGGCATAACTATCCAAGGAGGAACCCTAACTGCCGCCGGCGATCTCATTGGTAAATCGGTAAAAACATATCTTGGTAGGCCATGGAAGAATTACGCCACTACCGTTTTCATTCACACGAATATGGTGGGTAATTTGATCACTCCTGCCGGTTGGTTACCATGGGTTGGAAATTCGGCACCGGATACTATTTTTTACGTGGAATATCAAAATTCCGGAGTTGGTTCCTCTACGAAAAACCGGGTTAAGTGGAAGGGATTGAAGCTTCTTCCTGCTAATCAAGTTTCCAAGTTTACTGTTAATTCATTCATTGGTGGAAATAATTGGTTGCCAGCTACGGGCGTTCCATTTCTTCAAGGTCTATAA